The sequence ATGTTCCGAGCAAAATGAACGGTTTGACGATGTGTACAGGTTCATACGGTGTGCGTGGCGACAATGATCTGGTTAACATGATCAAAAAGCACGGTGACCGAATTTACTTTACGCACTTACGTTCTACCAAGCGGGAAGAGAGCAACCCAATGACATTCCACGAAGCGGCTCACCTTGATGGCGACGTGGACATGTACAACGTTGTAATGGCTATCTTGGATGAAGAGAATCGTCGTGCAGAAGTGGGCGATCACCGCCTAATTCCAATGCGTCCGGATCACGGTCATCAAATGCTGGATGATCTGAAGAAAACGACCAATCCAGGTTACTCTGCAATTGGTCGATTGAAAGGCTTGGCTGAAGTGCGCGGTTTAGAGATGGCATTGAAACGCGCTTTCTACACCAAGTAACGATTGCACCTAGCTTTAAAATACTCTTAAAAACCAGAGCTTATGCTCTGGTTTTTTCGTTTCTGAGCTAAGTAAAATTGATGCATTGGGTAAAAAGGTCACGTTCCTACCTTAGTAAAGGCCAGTGGCGTTTGTCCGGTTTGCTGTTTGAAAAAGGAAATAAAAGCACTGTTGGAAGAGAACTCCAATTGGTGTGCTACATCGCCGACTTGTCGGTTCTCTGAGAGCAGTTCAATCGCTTTAAATAAGCGCCACTGTTGCCGCCAATCTTGATAAGTCATGCCTGTTTCTGCCTTGAACAATCGAGTGATAGTTTTAGTGCTTGCCCCAACTGAATCAGCTAATGTCGATAACCCGGGGGCTAAGAATGAATCGCTTCTAACTTGTTCACAAAAGCGTTTGAATCGGCGATCTGTCGGGAGTGGTAAGATGAATGAGTGCTGATTGGCGCTATAGAATTCTTCCCAAAACAGGTTGGCAGTATTGGTGGTTTGCTCGGACGCAATGTCCCAATCCCAAAAAGCCATTTTGTTGATCAGAGCCTTTAGTAGCTCATTTACTTCTACAATTTCTATGTTTTCTGGGCATGTGTAAATACCACTATCGAAATAGAGCGAGCGATAGGCAACCACATTGGTCATCTGTGCTCGGTGCTTAGTATAGGGTGGGATCCACACGGCTTTGGTCGGCGGTAAAATGCAAAGGGCGTTTTCCAAGGTCAAGGTGATGCAGCCTTGTGGAGCATACAATAGCTGACCTTTCACGTGGTGGTGGATGCCTGAGTCGTGCTGACCTAGTTCTGCAGCAATGCCGATTACAGGTGCGGGTAAGCCGTCGGCATCAAACTCACTCGTCTCACTAATTAATGCCATTTGTCCTAATCTTGTTGTTTTTGGTCTTAATGTTGTTAACGGGTCAAGATTAGTTTCCTCTAGACTTCGCGTCAAGTTCACTGGTCTTGGAAAAATGATGAAAACAAAACCTTCTTTATGGCAAATGGTGCTGTTGTTGATGTTCCCTCAAATCGCAGAAACCATCTATAGCCCGACTCTGGATTCAATATCGAAATCCTTCGATGTTAGTTATACACAAGCGGCACAAACCCTCTCTATCTATTTCTCGGCATTTGCGTTGGGTGTGGTGGTCTGGGGTGTACTCGCTGATAAATGGGGACGTCGACCAACCATGTTATTGGGGTTGGGGTTATTTGCCTGTTCGGCAGTCATTGCCATACAAACCAATAGCTTTACTTGGTTGATGATAGCAAGAGCGATGGGCGCTTTTGGGCTTGCGGTTGGCTCGGTTGTTACTCAAACCATGTTGCGAGATGCTTTTAGTGGCCCAGAGTTGGCCAAGGTGTTTGGTTACATGGGGATGGGGCTGTCGATTAGCCCAATTATCGGGCTGCTGCTTGGTGGCCAATTGAGTGAGGCTGGTGGACACCAATACGTATTTACTGCCTTACTTATTATGGTGTTGGCACTAATAGCACACAGTTTGTGGTCTTTGCCGGAAACACAGCAATCTAAGCAGCCGTTGCAGCTAAAATCGCTCGGTATTCGCATGGTCAAAGACGGCAGCATTTGGATTTCAGCACTGCTTGTCGCATCGTTCAATATTGCGCTGTTTTCGTATTACCAACTAGGTTCATTCACCTTCTTACAGCTTGGATTTAGTATCGAGCAGTTTGGTTATAGTGGTGTCGTTCTTGGGTTCGGAACCTTGCTAGGAAGCTTGGTTAACAAGGCGCTATTGAAGCGACAAGTTTCCTCTATCTCTTTGATTGGTCTAGCCGCAGGGCTTCAAACGGTTGGTGCGGTGGGTGTGTATTTTTCACAACATTCAATCTGGTTCTTGCTTCCGATGATGCTAGTGGTGATGGCGTTTGGTATTGCGATTCCTAATGTATTGAGCCGAGCATTGGTGCGTTACCAATCTCAAGCCGGAAGTGCAGGGGCATTGTTTGGTTTGATGTATTACATCTTGATCGGGTCTGGGCTCGCTCTAGCGGGAATGATTCAAGATCTAGGTGTGGTGTTGGTACTTTGTGGTGCGTTATCTGTGTTGGTGACGATACGCAGTCGACTCTAGCCTAAACGGTAAGTCTCTCATCTATATCGATAAATTCCGCACTCTATTTTGGAGCGGAATTTTTCACTTCTTCGTTCGTAATATTTGGATATTGACATGGGTAGAGTGATCGTTCTACCCTGTAAGTAGAACAATCATTCTACCTGTTGTTATGCCTGTCACGGTTATTAACTAGGATCGGTATTCAGTATTAAGAGAGAATTATGTTGAGAGAGCAGATTGCAGCAAGCCTTGAAGTGGCATTTAGCCAACAGGGCTTTGCGGAACCGAGCGTTGCACAACTGAAAACGGCGTGTAATGTCAGCTTAAGAACCTTGTATAAACACTTCCCTTCAAAAGAAGCGATGATCGTTGGTGCATTGGAATACCGACATCAGCGCTACCTTAACTTCCTGTTAGAAGCATCTCCGGAGGCTAGCTTGGAAGCTGTCGTTCATATTTTCAACAAGCTTCAACAGTGGTTAGAAGAGTATGCGCCGCATGGTTGTATGTCGATGAATGCCATTGCTGCGTTCCCAGATAACGAGCTTATTAACCAAGCGGTTACGCAACACAAAGAACAAGTTCGTGTGCTTATTGGCAAGCAGAGCCTCCGAGACGATCTCGCAACACCACTGTTTTTACTTCATGAAGGTGTTTCTAGTGCATGGCCGATATTAGGCGAAGAAGCGGTGGCATCAGCACAGAATATGGTGACAAAATTACTTAAGGAAACACGATGAATTTCGAGATCCCCAAAACAATGAAAGGCGCAGAGATGTTAGGTCACGGCGGAGCGGAAATGCTTGGTTACCGTGAAGATATCGCTGTTCCTGAAATTGAACCTAATGAAGTGCTTATCAAAGTGATGGCAGCAGGCGTCAACAACACGGACATCAACACACGAATCGGGTGGTACTCAAAAAGTGATGACTCAGACGACGCCAGTTGGTCGGGTGAAGCGTTAAAGTTCCCTCGTATCCAAGGTGCTGATGTGTGTGGTTTTATCGTGGCGGTCGGCAATGAAGTCTCTGCGGATCGTATTGGTGAGCGTGTTCTTATCGAGCCATGTTTGACAGAAGTTTACGATCGAGAACTGCCACAACCATGGTATTTCGGTTCTGAGTGCGATGGTGGCTTTGCTGAATACACTAAGGTAGCGGCAAAACACGCGTATGCAGTGGACAGTGCGATGTCGGATGTTGAGCTGGCGTCTTTCCCGTGTTCGTACTCGACTGCGGAAAACATGCTGACGCGATCTAATGCGACAGAGGCCGACCGCGTACTTATCTCTGGTGCGTCGGGTGGTGTGGGCTCGGCGGCGATTCAACTGGCAAAAGCTCGTGGCGCTTATGTTATTGCGATTACTAGCCCAAGCAAAAATGAACAGTTGCTTGAGCTCGGCGCCGATGAGGTGATTGCTCGCGATGCTGATTTAGTCGAAACGTTGGGCGAAAGCAGCGTTAACGTTGTGATTGATTTAGTGGCGGGTGACAAGTGGCCAGAGTTTCTTGACGTCCTAAAGCCGCACGGTCGTTATGCCGTGTCCGGGGCGATTGGTGGTGCGATGGTCGAGCTTGATGTTCGTACTCTGTATCTAAAAGACCTGAGCTTTTTTGGTTGCACGGTTTTAGAACCACAAGTGTTCCAAAACTTGATTAATCGTATTGAGAAGCAGCAGATCGGCGCCATTGTCGCAGAGTCTTATCCGCTTGTAGATATCCATACCGCACAAGATGAGTTTTTAAAGAAAAAGCACGTCGGTAAGATCGTATTGAAAGTTGCTGAGCGCTAGTTTCGTTAGCATCACAGTTCCAATGTATGAAAGAGCGAGCAAGCGTGATTAGCTCGCTTTTTTTGTTTCGGTGAATACAAGCGATCTTGGTCTCGCCGTCTGTTGAGTAACAGATCCTATACAGCTGAAAAATTAATGATTCATTTATCATTGTATGGTTTATGAGTCTGCTGTGTAATAATCGCCGCCGTTATATATCCCGTTCTGTTTTGTATTCATCTAGGAGCCGTATTGATGTTTAAAAGGGTATTGCAGGCACTATTTTCCCCTTTCGCTTCCAAGCAAGGTAAGCAACTAAATTCCTTACAAAGTGCCTCTCAGAAAACCGCCTCAGATGAGGTCTGCTCTCAAGGGCAAACGGCTGTTAAGCCTTCAATCTTTGTGCCGCCTTCGTCAAATCAACCGTCATCATTAATCGTCGATAAAGCGATGAGCCTTCACGATGAAGAGTTTCTTGATTATCTGTTTGGAGAGTCACGTCTACGAACAGAATCGGACCCATTTAGCGACTTTGTGGCGTGCCAAGTTGAACGCTTGATTCGTTCTCCTAAAGCGCTGCTGAATGAATTGCCCGTGATGCCTGCTTCTGTCACGACATTAATGGGTGAACTACAAAGTGATGAGTTTGATGTCGATGCCCTGCTAAAGGTGATTGAGCGAGAGCCAAGCATGGCGGCCGATGTGATTAAACTGGCTAATAGTGCGTTCTACAAACGTAATGAAAAGCAGGTGACGGATCTAAAAACCGCATTCTTAAATATGGGCTCTCAAGGTCTTGTTGAGGGGGTGGTGAATTCTTATATGAAGAACTTTACGCCGGGTAATAATATTTACTGGCGTCATTTCGGTGAGAAAATTTGGAATCACAGCATCCAGACGGCTTCTTTTTCTAAGGAGTTAATGAAAGAGTCACCATCTCAAGAAGACCAAGCTACCGCATATTTTGTTGGGTTGATCCGTAATCTAGGCAAGATGATCATTTTCCAAATGATGGTGGAAGCTTTCAAGCATGTTGACCCTTCTGTCCCGCCTAACTCATTGGCGTTGAAGCGCTTGATTCATAGTTATTCTATTCGCCTGACTTACACGATTGCAAAGTTCTGGGATCTGCCTGAATCGGTATTGACTGTGATTGGCTATCAAGAGTCGAGCAGATACGCATGCACTCCACTTGGCCAAGCGGTGTTTGAGGCTAACTCTTTGAGTGAGCTGACGTACTTATTGGAAGAACAGGCGATCGACATCGAGCAGTTTAAGAGTCGATGCAAAGAGAGGCTGACGTCACCGACAGCGTACAAGGTAGCTAATCGCATCTATAAAGAGTCTGAATTGGCGTTGGTGGGATAAGCTGTCGAATTTGCTTTGTTAATTGTGGATGTTGTTTAAATCAGCATGCTTTAAATGGCCTTATTAATATGTAAGGCCATTTTTGTTTCTAGTTTTGATACATCATTGGTAGCTAAATGATGTATCGAAACTAGGGGTAGCTTAGAGCAAGGGGCTTAGCTGAAAACAAGTGCTGCTTAAGGGATCTCTGCTAACTCTTGCTTTAAGCGATCGATTTTATGCAGTTCTTTTTCGATCTTATGTTGGTATTTTTGAATCTTATCCGCTTTATCGTCTCTTTTTGCTTCTTCTAAGTCGGCTCTGTATTCGGCCAAATCTTCTTCATTGGATTCGATTTTGTCACGGAGGTCTTCTTTCAAACCCTCATTGGTGCAGTTTTCTTTCGCGGCTTTCAACGCTTTTGTTAATCGCTCTACTTTGTACTGGTTGTCGTATTGTTCTGCTTTCTTAATTTGATATTCGATCTCACAGAACTTCTTCTCGCAACCCGCGAGAGCGTCGCATTGGGTGCTCGCCATGCTGTTAAAAGAGAGTGCGCAAAGAAACAATAATGAGCCTTTTAAGTGTCGAGTCATGGTTTACCTTCTTATTGGGGCTGTTTAGCTTGTGCTATTTTTGTTGAGTATCACTTCCAGAGTACATTAGCACCCGATTACTTTGCTATTGGCAGGGGAGTGTTAAAGATAAGTCGCTGTGCCTAATGACTTATTTTGAACATGGTTAGACTTACAAATGGTTAATCCATAACTTGTCGAGTTCGCACCAACCGAAACCATTCACTTGTGCGCCGTGTATCTTTTCAGAAACCTCTAAGTTGAACGCCTCTTGCTTGAGCTCAACCGCAACCCCAGAGTCATTCAACCAAAGCCGAAGCATCAACAGTGCATTCATTGCTAACTCAAAGTTTGGCTGGCTTCTTATTGAGGCTAAACCTTGTTCGATTGTTTCTAGCATCTCAGCAGGTAGTGTTAACTCCCTAAACGGGAACCGACTGAAGAAGCTTAACCACGAAGCAAAGGTGTCGTTTTCATCAATAATGCTGCATAGCGCGACGTCTTTGATGGTTCGGTAGTGTCCATATTCAACGCCAATCGAACTCTCACCAGAAACCGATAACTGTTTGAATAGTGCTTGGCATTCAGAGGTGTCTTCAACGGTGAATTCGCGAAATGGTTTAGACAATGTTGGGTTCTGAATCTTGAAAAACGTTGAGCCGAAATTCTGTTGATCAGCAGAGTTATCTCCACTCACTGTGATCGTCTTTTCGGGCAGCTTCACACACACCTGATTTTGAGCGCAAG comes from Vibrio bathopelagicus and encodes:
- a CDS encoding AraC family transcriptional regulator — encoded protein: MALISETSEFDADGLPAPVIGIAAELGQHDSGIHHHVKGQLLYAPQGCITLTLENALCILPPTKAVWIPPYTKHRAQMTNVVAYRSLYFDSGIYTCPENIEIVEVNELLKALINKMAFWDWDIASEQTTNTANLFWEEFYSANQHSFILPLPTDRRFKRFCEQVRSDSFLAPGLSTLADSVGASTKTITRLFKAETGMTYQDWRQQWRLFKAIELLSENRQVGDVAHQLEFSSNSAFISFFKQQTGQTPLAFTKVGT
- a CDS encoding multidrug effflux MFS transporter yields the protein MKTKPSLWQMVLLLMFPQIAETIYSPTLDSISKSFDVSYTQAAQTLSIYFSAFALGVVVWGVLADKWGRRPTMLLGLGLFACSAVIAIQTNSFTWLMIARAMGAFGLAVGSVVTQTMLRDAFSGPELAKVFGYMGMGLSISPIIGLLLGGQLSEAGGHQYVFTALLIMVLALIAHSLWSLPETQQSKQPLQLKSLGIRMVKDGSIWISALLVASFNIALFSYYQLGSFTFLQLGFSIEQFGYSGVVLGFGTLLGSLVNKALLKRQVSSISLIGLAAGLQTVGAVGVYFSQHSIWFLLPMMLVVMAFGIAIPNVLSRALVRYQSQAGSAGALFGLMYYILIGSGLALAGMIQDLGVVLVLCGALSVLVTIRSRL
- a CDS encoding TetR/AcrR family transcriptional regulator, which gives rise to MLREQIAASLEVAFSQQGFAEPSVAQLKTACNVSLRTLYKHFPSKEAMIVGALEYRHQRYLNFLLEASPEASLEAVVHIFNKLQQWLEEYAPHGCMSMNAIAAFPDNELINQAVTQHKEQVRVLIGKQSLRDDLATPLFLLHEGVSSAWPILGEEAVASAQNMVTKLLKETR
- a CDS encoding alcohol dehydrogenase family protein; this encodes MNFEIPKTMKGAEMLGHGGAEMLGYREDIAVPEIEPNEVLIKVMAAGVNNTDINTRIGWYSKSDDSDDASWSGEALKFPRIQGADVCGFIVAVGNEVSADRIGERVLIEPCLTEVYDRELPQPWYFGSECDGGFAEYTKVAAKHAYAVDSAMSDVELASFPCSYSTAENMLTRSNATEADRVLISGASGGVGSAAIQLAKARGAYVIAITSPSKNEQLLELGADEVIARDADLVETLGESSVNVVIDLVAGDKWPEFLDVLKPHGRYAVSGAIGGAMVELDVRTLYLKDLSFFGCTVLEPQVFQNLINRIEKQQIGAIVAESYPLVDIHTAQDEFLKKKHVGKIVLKVAER
- a CDS encoding HDOD domain-containing protein; protein product: MFKRVLQALFSPFASKQGKQLNSLQSASQKTASDEVCSQGQTAVKPSIFVPPSSNQPSSLIVDKAMSLHDEEFLDYLFGESRLRTESDPFSDFVACQVERLIRSPKALLNELPVMPASVTTLMGELQSDEFDVDALLKVIEREPSMAADVIKLANSAFYKRNEKQVTDLKTAFLNMGSQGLVEGVVNSYMKNFTPGNNIYWRHFGEKIWNHSIQTASFSKELMKESPSQEDQATAYFVGLIRNLGKMIIFQMMVEAFKHVDPSVPPNSLALKRLIHSYSIRLTYTIAKFWDLPESVLTVIGYQESSRYACTPLGQAVFEANSLSELTYLLEEQAIDIEQFKSRCKERLTSPTAYKVANRIYKESELALVG
- a CDS encoding DUF1090 domain-containing protein; the encoded protein is MTRHLKGSLLFLCALSFNSMASTQCDALAGCEKKFCEIEYQIKKAEQYDNQYKVERLTKALKAAKENCTNEGLKEDLRDKIESNEEDLAEYRADLEEAKRDDKADKIQKYQHKIEKELHKIDRLKQELAEIP